In Elgaria multicarinata webbii isolate HBS135686 ecotype San Diego chromosome 15, rElgMul1.1.pri, whole genome shotgun sequence, one genomic interval encodes:
- the LOC134409136 gene encoding actin-binding protein WASF3-like has protein sequence MPLVKRNIEPRHLCRGALPDGVTSELECVTNSTLAAIIKQLGSLSKHAEDIFGELFNEANSFYMRMNSLQERVDLLVIKVTQLDSTVEEVSLQDINMRKAFKSSTIQNQQVVSRNSIPNPVMEMYQRCDKPPPLNILTPYRDDKKDGLKFYTDPSYFFNLWKEKMLQATEDKRKEKRRQKEQRLVEDSTREVKKVRKARNRRLEWNMMAYDKEFRPDNRFSPSPYHMASSEGSLSPDNRSYASDAADHSYPASPNHPAQQILAPASHLSADNKEVILVASQVQEHVYRPSAAGSRQNSLNRVQQPHVPPPPETMLNGPRPQMVKDYGPQPVPMAEYFVPPAPPPPPPVIPSAQTAFDSPISAPPAMAPSASVAHSSYAPSPPPAPPCPYSASPPQTGPMGPPVAPPPPPPGPPTVTASPAHSASPPAVTVEPRKPQVPLIPMSDARSDLLAAIRRGIQLRKVQEQWEQEAKKEPVGNDVATILSRRIAVEYSESDDDSELDENEWSD, from the exons ATGCCCTTGGTGAAGAGGAATATCGAGCCTCGTCACCTTTGCCGGGGAGCCCTTCCGGATGGGGTGACCAGCGAGTTGGAATGCGTGACCAACAGCACTTTAGCAGCGATCATCAAGCAGCTGGGAAGCCTCAGTAA GCACGCTGAAGACATTTTTGGAGAACTGTTCAATGAAGCCAATAGTTTCTACATGCGGATGAATTCCTTGCAGGAGCGAGTGGATCTTCTGGTGATCAAGGTCACTCAGTTGGACTCCACTGTAGAAGAAG tttcGCTGCAAGATATCAATATGCGGAAAGCCTTCAAGAGCTCTACTATTCAGAACCAGCAGGTGGTCTCTCGCAACTCTATCCCAAACCCTGTGATGGAGATGTACCAGCGCTGTGATAAACCTCCGCCACTCAACATTCTCACGCCATATCG AGATGACAAGAAAGATGGTTTAAAATTCTACACCGACCCTTCTTATTTCTTCAACTTGTGGAAAGAGAAGATGTTGCAAGCCACAGAGGATAAGAGGAAAGAGAAACGCCGGCAGAAG GAGCAACGGCTCGTAGAGGACTCGACCCGGGAAGTGAAGAAAGTGCGGAAAGCCCGCAATCGGCGGCTGGAGTGGAACATGATGGCGTACGATAAAGAATTCCGACCCGATAACAGGTTCTCACCATCCCCATATCACATGGCCTCCTCGGAAGGATCACTATCCCCAGATAATAG ATCTTATGCGTCCGATGCAGCTGATCACTCATACCCGGCCAGCCCTAACCATCCTGCCCAGCAGATATTAGCGCCAGCCTCACACCTGTCAGCAGACAACAAAGAGGTCATCCTGGTGGCTAGCCAGGTGCAGGAGCATGTCTACAGGCCCTCGGCAGCAGGAAGCCGGCAGAACAGTCTCAATCGGGTTCAGCAGCCCCATGTGCCACCGCCGCCAGAGACTATGCTAAATGGACCCAGACCTCagatggtcaaggattatgg cCCCCAACCAGTGCCGATGGCCGAGTACTTCGtgccccctgctccccctccccctcccccagtcatcCCCTCTGCTCAGACGGCCTTCGACAGCCCCATCTCTGCCCCTCCAGCCATGGCTCCCAGCGCCTCTGTGGCACACTCCTCTtatgccccttcccctcccccagctcccccctgcccctattCTGCTTCCCCCCCTCAGACTGGCCCCATGGGGCCTCCTGTCgcaccaccccctcctccccccggCCCCCCAACAGTGACCGCCTCGCCAGCTCACTCGGCGTCTCCCCCTGCCGTCACGGTAGAACCGCGGAAGCCTCAGGTTCCCCTGATCCCCATGAGCGATGCCCGGAGCGACCTGCTTGCCGCCATCCGCAGGG GCATTCAGCTCCGGAAGGTTCAAGAGCAATGGGAGCAGGAGGCAAAGAAAGAGCCAGTGGGCAATGACGTGGCCACGATCCTCTCCCGCAGGATCGCGGTGGAGTACAGTGAATCAGACGACGACTCTGAACTGGACGAGAACGAGTGGTCCGATTGA